Genomic DNA from Theobroma cacao cultivar B97-61/B2 chromosome 3, Criollo_cocoa_genome_V2, whole genome shotgun sequence:
tttttttcttttttcccaaAATGAAAAACTAGAGTCCCGAAACGGCGTCGTGGAAGACCTGCTTACCCGAGATGGTACTCGTTATATATTTGCCCGCAAAGAAAGTAAAGTATCCTAACTGGAACAAGTGAATAATCTTTTGCAGCTCAAACTGTGTATGACTCGGCTAACAGCTCTCCTCATTTCAGATTCTCCATCTCAAGTTAGGTTTCTCAGGCTCACTTgcattttcttgaaatttcccGAGAAGCAAACAGAAAAGAGCTGAAGGGACAGTCAGACAGACGGCGTAAGAGCAAAGCTTTGCTACTCTCAAAACCCTAGACCCGATCCATGACAAGGAGCAGAACCATCATCATCGTCATCGGCCAAACTGTTTTGAAACATTGACAAAAGGACAAGGACTGAAATCTTTGTGAATCGAAAGTTCAGAACCTTAAAAAGGCTTTAGTTTAGTGTTTTTTAGATGGAGAGATCTAGATCCAAGAGGAACTATTACTACGACCAAGACTATGATGGAGAGAACATGGGTAGAACAAAACCTCGGTACAACAACCATCACTACCTACCCAACAGTCACCGCCACCGTGGCAACAATCCCAACAACAACAACGGCAACAACGGTCGACCGTCGAATAAAGGCGGTAGCGGCGGCGGAGGAGGACAAGACTCTTCCCTTATGGTAACCACGAGCTACCGCATTCTCTGCCACGACATGAAAGCCGGGGGCGTAATCGGCAAATCAGGTAGCATTATCAAGTCCATAAGGCAACACACCGGCGCGTGGATCAACGTTCACGAGCTGATTCCCGGCGACGAAGAGCGCATCATCGAAATTTCCGACACGCGCCGCCGTGACCCTGAAGGGAGAATGCCGTCGTTTTCGCCTGCTCAGGAGGCTTTGTTCCTTATACATGAGAGGATTCTGGAGAGTGATTCGCAGTTTGGGTTTGGCAGTGGCGGAggagaggaggaggaggattACGGAGGGGTGGTGAGAGGAGGAGGGAATAGGGTGGCGACGAGGTTGGTGGTTTCGAGGATGCATGTGGGATGTTTATTGGGGAAAGGAGGGAAGATTATTGAGCAAATGAGAATTGAAACAAAGACTCAGATTAGGATTCTACCTAGAGACCATACGCTGCCCCGTTGCGTTTCCATGTCTGAGGAGATTGTTCAGGTCTGCAACCAAATTGCATTTGGATTTGGATTTAATGCACAAAAAAGGGGAAGTTACTAAATACTAATGCAtggggtttttaatatttggTATGTTTAAATTCAATGGCTTAATGGAAATGATTGGGCggttaaatatttatttattgattaaaagATTTCAGGTTTTGATTTGAGAGTATTGAGCTGAATCCAAAATCCTGGTTTGAATGAATGTTACCCGTGGATTGTAGGAGTTACTAGTGTGATCTCCATGCATtgctttttcccttaaaaaaACCTGGACATCTAAATATTAAGCAGCTAATTACTATATGCCATTGGCAGCAGTCTTAAGTGCTGCTTGATGAACCGATTTGtacattttaaacaatttgcCCTTTGCTGAAAAAAAGACCTGTTCTTTCTTCTCATCTGTTGTTGATTCAAAGAGGCTTAAGCTCTTCAGAAGGTTTTATTACAAATTTACTTCATATATTTTTAGCTGGTATATTGTGTCAAATaagaataatttaaattacttggGAATTTAAACTATTTGTCCTGTTCTGATTGTATGCCTATGAACTTCAATCTGTTGTgtcttcaattttcttgaaGTTGTTGATTGTTGCATCGTGCAATTTCTTTTGTgctttttgcttttgttgATACTTGGTATTTTGGGCAGTGCAAATGTCTGTGTTAATGAGTTTTTCCTCTAATAATAGCTCACTGAAAAAccatttcatgcattttgAAAGCTGTTGTTTTGCATTGACATGCTCAACATCATGCTTCTGTGTTATTTGAATGTATCATCCATATCAGATACAAGTTCTTTTGATTTTCTCCCAGCAGTTCTATAagtattctttttattttggtaaGTACTAATTATTCATATGAATGCTACATAACTATAATAATCTCCAGTTTATGCCATTTTGCCAGTGAACCATATATCTATGATTGCTGACGAAGCAGTCTAAATCTAGGAATTGTATGCTGCTAAGGCTGCAAATTGGTCACAAAAGATGGATAGTTGAGAGCCATGCATCTTAAGTAGTGTCCATGCTGCATTGCAAAGAATAAGGCTTCTGATGTTGCTATCTACTAGGAGTGGTTTTGCTACCAAAAATGAGTTTTCTAGAAAGTTTTTCTGGTTTAAGATGTATTTAAGCATATGCAGTATGCACTTCATGCTTTCCTCCTAATTTCCCTCTGGTGAAAGATATTAATGTTGTGACAGCATTATCatatggtaattttgtctaaTGTTGTTTTTCATGCAGGTTGTGGGGGATGTAAATGCTGTTAAAAATGCTATAGCAATTATTTCATCACGCTTAAGGGAGAGTCAGCATCGTGACCGCAGTCATTTCCATGGGCGAATGCATTCACCAGAGCGATTTTTCCCTGATGATGATTATATTCCACACGTAAACAATGCATCACGTCGATCATCTATGGATGGGTCAACTTTTGGTTCACGGATGCCTGCTGCAAATTATAGAGGCAATAATTATTCCTCACGTCCATCTGGCTTCATTGAAGCTGGGACTGCTCCTATGTCTGACAGTGGACAGCCTCTTTATGGTGATGATCTTGTATTTCGTATACTTTGCCCAATTGAGAAGGTTGATAGTGTTTTTGGAGAGCCAGATGGCATAGTAGATTTACTTCAAAATGAAATTGGTGTGGATGTCAAGGTTGCTGATCCTGTGACAGGGTCAGATGAGCAGATAATTACCATTTCTTCTGAGGAGGTACTTACCATCTCTCTATTGTTGTTTCATGACACATGGCCACATGGGTGGATAGTTGTTTGTTTGTCCTATAAAGCTCTTTCTTCTTGTGTATGCCAATTTTTTTTGGGGGAGATAAATTCTATCAAACTTTcgtttatcaaattaaatgttgtcttttgtaatgtttaaacacttgaaaaacatttttaaaaaaattgttcattCCTTCTGAAATTTGAAATACATAGTTATAGAGGTTTCTAACTTATCTTTGGCCTTTCTTTTGTCCTTAGGGTCCTGACGATGAGT
This window encodes:
- the LOC18605791 gene encoding KH domain-containing protein At4g18375, whose protein sequence is MERSRSKRNYYYDQDYDGENMGRTKPRYNNHHYLPNSHRHRGNNPNNNNGNNGRPSNKGGSGGGGGQDSSLMVTTSYRILCHDMKAGGVIGKSGSIIKSIRQHTGAWINVHELIPGDEERIIEISDTRRRDPEGRMPSFSPAQEALFLIHERILESDSQFGFGSGGGEEEEDYGGVVRGGGNRVATRLVVSRMHVGCLLGKGGKIIEQMRIETKTQIRILPRDHTLPRCVSMSEEIVQVVGDVNAVKNAIAIISSRLRESQHRDRSHFHGRMHSPERFFPDDDYIPHVNNASRRSSMDGSTFGSRMPAANYRGNNYSSRPSGFIEAGTAPMSDSGQPLYGDDLVFRILCPIEKVDSVFGEPDGIVDLLQNEIGVDVKVADPVTGSDEQIITISSEEGPDDELFPAQEALLHIQTQIADLVPDKDNIITTRIIVPSSEIGCLEGRDGSLSEMKRLTGANILILSGEELPSCVSGPDEIVQIVGEIKAARDALVEVTSRLRSYLYREFSQKDTPPAISATASLGNVSALEIASPNLTPVRDSQTVSDPPTGTYQNVLTVAMPPLSKEVVNSGAETMKQTESERREDIPSTISRIPVPLVTRSTLEVVIPEHAVPKLITKSKNKLAQISELSGANVTLVHDKPDDTQKIIQISGTPEQAERAQSLLQGFILSTQEDGP